The following are encoded in a window of Salinigranum halophilum genomic DNA:
- a CDS encoding DUF6684 family protein, producing MANEIFDRDTMLDLVVNIIPLFIIFFFIVAFVVFNPFGVETLPTGIQFGLLIAPFILLAILTYISGKAIAGAEKDYTVYLPGQATVTGAKPLHDLEAEAEADADEPQLEAGDERSDTDG from the coding sequence ATGGCGAACGAGATATTCGACCGGGACACGATGCTCGACCTGGTGGTGAACATCATCCCGCTGTTCATCATCTTCTTCTTCATCGTCGCGTTCGTGGTGTTCAACCCGTTCGGCGTCGAGACGCTGCCGACAGGCATCCAGTTCGGCCTGCTCATCGCCCCGTTCATCCTCCTGGCGATCCTGACGTACATCTCCGGGAAGGCCATCGCGGGCGCGGAGAAGGACTACACGGTCTACCTGCCGGGCCAGGCGACGGTGACGGGCGCGAAGCCCCTGCACGACCTCGAAGCCGAAGCCGAGGCCGATGCGGACGAGCCGCAGCTCGAAGCCGGCGACGAGCGGTCCGACACCGACGGGTAA
- a CDS encoding DUF7541 family protein encodes MDEQPGLSEQYRMASPWPIFIALGIPIAELGILFDLFPLSVGGLILFCGSVSGILQEAGYVESPWRALGVLAVVLLGIGAAFTFTDLNLVTRGYAIIVTGVLLVVGAAAGELFVTDDAPAV; translated from the coding sequence ATGGACGAGCAACCGGGGCTCTCAGAGCAGTACCGGATGGCCAGCCCGTGGCCGATATTCATCGCGCTGGGGATTCCTATCGCCGAACTGGGCATCCTCTTCGACCTGTTTCCCCTCTCGGTCGGCGGGCTCATCCTCTTCTGCGGCAGCGTCTCGGGCATCCTGCAGGAGGCAGGCTACGTCGAGTCACCGTGGCGGGCGCTCGGCGTCCTCGCCGTCGTCCTCCTCGGAATCGGGGCGGCGTTCACCTTCACGGACCTGAACCTCGTCACTCGGGGGTACGCCATCATCGTCACCGGCGTACTCCTCGTCGTCGGTGCGGCCGCGGGGGAGCTCTTCGTCACCGACGACGCCCCGGCGGTCTGA
- a CDS encoding OBG GTPase family GTP-binding protein, translated as MGLEEEIEELREEISNTPYNKSTEQHIGRLKAKLAEKKEKLENQSSAGGGHGYAVEKTGDATVALVGFPSVGKSTLINALTNADSEVGEYEFTTLNVNPGMLKYNGANIQILDVPGLIEGAAGGRGGGKEVLSVVRTADLVVFMLSVFEIEKYERLNEELYYNKVRLDTTPASLSINKTAKGGIRVTKSDAVSLDEDTIKSVLREHGFVNADVTVRGDCDIDELIDGIMDNRVYLPSMVAVNKADLIDRDYLPTVEENLRECGIDPDEAVFISAEKEKGLDALKEKMWESLGLIRVYMDKPGRGVDYDEPLVLKMGENTVEDALHKLGGNFDERFRFARVTGPSAKHDEQQVGRSHELADEDVMRIVARK; from the coding sequence ATGGGACTGGAGGAGGAGATCGAGGAACTCCGCGAGGAGATCTCGAACACGCCCTACAACAAGTCGACCGAGCAGCATATCGGCCGGCTGAAGGCGAAGCTCGCGGAGAAGAAGGAGAAACTCGAGAATCAGTCCTCCGCGGGCGGCGGCCACGGCTACGCCGTCGAGAAGACCGGCGACGCCACGGTGGCGCTCGTCGGGTTCCCCTCCGTGGGCAAGTCCACGCTCATCAACGCGCTCACGAACGCCGACAGCGAGGTCGGTGAGTACGAGTTCACCACGCTGAACGTGAACCCGGGCATGCTGAAGTACAACGGCGCGAACATCCAGATCCTCGACGTCCCGGGGCTCATCGAGGGTGCGGCGGGCGGACGCGGCGGCGGGAAGGAAGTCCTCTCGGTCGTCCGAACCGCCGACCTCGTCGTCTTCATGCTGTCGGTGTTCGAGATCGAGAAGTACGAACGCCTCAACGAGGAGCTGTACTACAACAAGGTCCGCCTCGACACCACCCCAGCGAGCCTTTCGATCAACAAGACGGCCAAGGGCGGCATCCGGGTGACCAAGAGCGACGCCGTCTCACTCGACGAGGACACCATCAAGAGCGTCCTCCGCGAGCACGGCTTCGTCAACGCCGACGTCACCGTCCGTGGCGACTGTGACATCGACGAACTCATCGACGGCATCATGGACAACCGCGTCTACCTGCCGTCGATGGTCGCGGTGAACAAGGCCGACCTCATCGACCGCGACTACCTCCCCACGGTGGAAGAGAACCTCCGCGAGTGCGGCATCGACCCCGACGAGGCCGTCTTCATCAGCGCCGAGAAGGAGAAGGGCCTCGACGCGCTGAAAGAGAAGATGTGGGAGTCGCTCGGCCTCATCCGGGTGTACATGGACAAGCCCGGCCGCGGCGTCGACTACGACGAACCGCTGGTGCTCAAGATGGGGGAGAACACGGTCGAGGACGCCCTGCACAAACTGGGCGGCAACTTCGACGAGCGGTTCCGTTTCGCCCGCGTGACGGGGCCGAGCGCCAAACACGACGAACAACAGGTCGGTCGCAGCCACGAACTCGCAGACGAGGACGTCATGCGCATCGTCGCGCGGAAGTGA
- a CDS encoding TIGR04206 family protein, translating to MPDRTDRASFVVLLLLVAIPWSVQTFSRGGGTTFVFAWGLFNTAPPNATYIWDFFFVYTQGLPGYIYAWPLSVCCYLGAVVSGFVGLVFGREDPRVTGGLLVVAGVAQLSLARDFSVQPYRTAWPLGTFAFLVVAWWLYWPAAKRRFQSVWS from the coding sequence ATGCCCGACCGGACCGACCGCGCCTCGTTCGTCGTGCTGCTACTCCTCGTCGCCATCCCCTGGTCGGTCCAGACCTTCTCGCGCGGCGGTGGGACGACGTTCGTCTTCGCGTGGGGCCTGTTCAACACGGCACCGCCAAACGCGACGTACATCTGGGACTTCTTCTTCGTCTACACGCAGGGACTTCCCGGGTACATCTACGCGTGGCCGCTCAGCGTGTGTTGTTACCTCGGGGCCGTCGTGAGCGGGTTCGTCGGCCTCGTCTTCGGCCGAGAGGACCCCCGCGTGACCGGTGGGTTGCTGGTCGTCGCGGGCGTGGCACAGCTGTCGCTCGCGCGTGACTTCTCGGTGCAGCCGTACCGGACCGCGTGGCCCCTCGGGACCTTCGCCTTCCTCGTCGTCGCCTGGTGGCTCTACTGGCCCGCGGCGAAGCGGCGCTTTCAGTCCGTGTGGTCCTGA
- a CDS encoding VOC family protein, with amino-acid sequence MSGVLDHVMIRAEDLDASLDWYQTHLDYEEKDRYEGDGFTIVYLGPEVMHEDGAMLEITANHDDSDLEMGDAWGHIAVRVPEDELESSYQQLMDEGVEDYRDPESCGGRYAFVKDPDGHEVEIVKRDHGEKWSIDHTMIRVEDADEALGYWTRKFEYEHTGRWESDTFANYFMKPEGASEEAMAVELTYNYDGRSYTMGDAWGHLCVRVDDLHDDWDELMVREAPDYRDPASCDDMYAFTKDPDGHEVELIERDPEADSLFPF; translated from the coding sequence ATGTCCGGAGTACTCGACCACGTCATGATTCGGGCGGAGGACCTCGACGCCTCCCTCGACTGGTATCAGACACACCTCGACTACGAGGAGAAGGACCGCTACGAGGGCGACGGCTTCACCATCGTCTACCTCGGTCCCGAGGTGATGCACGAAGACGGGGCGATGCTCGAAATCACCGCCAACCACGACGACTCCGACCTCGAGATGGGCGACGCGTGGGGCCACATCGCCGTGCGCGTCCCCGAGGACGAACTCGAGTCCTCCTACCAGCAACTCATGGACGAGGGCGTCGAGGACTACCGCGACCCCGAGTCCTGCGGCGGCCGCTACGCCTTCGTGAAAGACCCCGACGGCCACGAGGTCGAGATCGTCAAGCGCGACCACGGCGAGAAGTGGAGCATCGACCACACGATGATTCGCGTCGAGGACGCCGACGAGGCGCTCGGCTACTGGACCCGCAAGTTCGAGTACGAACACACCGGCCGCTGGGAGTCCGACACGTTCGCCAACTACTTCATGAAGCCCGAGGGGGCCTCCGAGGAGGCGATGGCGGTCGAACTCACCTACAACTACGACGGCCGCTCGTACACGATGGGCGACGCGTGGGGCCACCTCTGTGTCCGTGTCGACGACCTCCACGACGACTGGGACGAGTTGATGGTGCGTGAGGCCCCCGACTACCGTGACCCCGCGTCCTGTGACGACATGTACGCGTTCACGAAGGACCCCGATGGCCACGAGGTCGAACTCATCGAGCGCGACCCCGAGGCCGACTCGCTGTTCCCGTTCTGA
- the artA gene encoding archaeosortase A, which produces MPGLLSDLLGWGVILLFTTGALLVDRDRDQARLVTTAAWGGFAVFWAQLVPWFAFSHKSYVEGFLSLAAVPACLYAGYLVYSGRDTLFVLSRAVAAMGLVYLPFETIPAITVMGLSLPAPQQVLIETVAAQTGFITNLLGYSPALIPGPKGYMNTYRFVEPSGHRLEYTVVLACTGLGSMAIFAGLIAAVRAPLDRKLRAFAISIPIIYALNIARVTFIGIVFGNQYMQWFVDEVLFLFGATDPYRVSFFLSDRVISQIGAVFALVGVIYLVVRELPELLTVIEDVLFMMTGDEYDLARQLDLPRVPDGGEEVE; this is translated from the coding sequence ATGCCGGGATTGCTCTCTGACCTGCTCGGATGGGGCGTCATCCTCCTGTTCACCACCGGGGCGCTCCTCGTCGACCGCGACCGCGACCAGGCTCGCCTGGTGACGACTGCGGCCTGGGGCGGCTTCGCCGTCTTCTGGGCGCAGCTCGTCCCCTGGTTCGCCTTCAGCCACAAGAGCTACGTCGAGGGCTTCCTCTCGCTCGCGGCCGTCCCCGCCTGTCTGTACGCGGGCTATCTGGTCTACTCCGGGCGGGACACGCTGTTCGTCCTCTCGCGGGCCGTCGCGGCGATGGGCCTCGTCTACCTCCCGTTCGAGACCATCCCCGCCATCACCGTCATGGGGCTGTCGCTCCCCGCACCACAGCAGGTGCTCATCGAGACCGTCGCCGCTCAGACCGGCTTCATCACCAACCTGCTCGGCTACTCGCCCGCGCTCATTCCGGGCCCGAAAGGGTACATGAACACCTACCGCTTCGTCGAGCCGAGCGGCCACCGGTTGGAGTACACGGTCGTCCTCGCCTGTACGGGGCTCGGGAGCATGGCTATCTTCGCCGGCCTCATCGCCGCGGTCCGCGCGCCCCTCGACCGGAAGCTCCGGGCGTTCGCCATCTCCATCCCCATCATCTACGCGCTCAACATCGCCCGCGTGACGTTCATCGGCATCGTCTTCGGGAACCAGTACATGCAGTGGTTCGTCGACGAGGTGCTGTTCCTCTTCGGCGCGACCGACCCCTACCGGGTCTCGTTTTTCCTCTCCGACCGCGTCATCTCACAGATCGGCGCGGTGTTCGCACTCGTCGGCGTCATCTATCTGGTGGTGCGTGAACTCCCCGAACTCCTCACGGTCATCGAGGACGTCCTCTTCATGATGACCGGCGACGAGTACGACCTCGCCCGCCAACTGGACCTCCCGCGGGTGCCGGACGGCGGCGAGGAAGTGGAGTAG
- the dph5 gene encoding diphthine synthase, with protein sequence MLTFVGLGLYDERSVTVEGQDALRNADRAYAEFYTSRLVGTTVEDLEAYHGQSIEVRDRAGVEQHPEDMLDAAEDEDVVFLTAGDTMISTTHVDLRMRAVERGIDTRVVHGVTAQSAAAGLTGLQNYRFGKAVTLPFPYAHGGEGVPPSMVESIEANRERGLHTLVYLDIKVGEVPGKESDDDEFMTGDVAASLLQEWDDVLGVVVARAGSPEPTVVADRLSALSEREFGGPLHLLVIPGTLHHLEADALCDLCGAPADLVEASLV encoded by the coding sequence ATGCTCACGTTCGTTGGCCTCGGCCTGTACGACGAGCGCTCGGTCACCGTCGAGGGGCAGGACGCCCTCCGGAACGCCGACCGCGCCTACGCGGAGTTCTACACGAGTCGCCTCGTCGGCACCACCGTCGAGGACCTCGAAGCGTATCACGGCCAGTCCATCGAGGTACGCGACCGTGCGGGGGTCGAACAGCACCCCGAAGACATGCTCGATGCGGCCGAAGACGAGGACGTGGTCTTTCTCACCGCGGGGGATACGATGATCTCGACGACACACGTCGACCTGCGGATGCGTGCCGTCGAGCGCGGCATCGACACGCGCGTGGTCCACGGCGTGACCGCCCAGTCCGCGGCGGCGGGGCTGACCGGGCTCCAGAACTACCGGTTCGGCAAGGCCGTCACGCTCCCGTTCCCGTACGCCCACGGCGGCGAGGGGGTCCCGCCGTCGATGGTCGAGTCCATCGAGGCCAACCGCGAGCGCGGCCTGCACACGCTCGTCTACCTCGACATCAAGGTCGGGGAGGTCCCCGGAAAGGAGAGCGACGACGACGAGTTCATGACGGGCGACGTCGCGGCCTCGCTCTTACAGGAGTGGGACGACGTCCTGGGGGTGGTCGTCGCCCGCGCGGGGAGTCCAGAGCCGACCGTCGTCGCCGACCGACTCTCCGCCCTCTCGGAGAGGGAGTTCGGCGGCCCGCTGCACCTGCTCGTTATCCCGGGGACGCTCCATCACCTCGAAGCCGACGCGCTGTGTGACCTGTGTGGTGCGCCGGCCGACCTGGTCGAAGCGTCGCTGGTGTGA
- a CDS encoding CBS domain-containing protein — MDEGAPVTELMSTNIRTVTPETTITEAAETLVEEGIGSLVVVDDASQPVGMFTTTDLARAVSAGNPATETTVEEYMTEDFYTLDARNGARDAAAKMIGRGVHHLPVVDDEGAVVGMVSTMDITAYLSYRTATDMT; from the coding sequence ATGGACGAAGGTGCTCCGGTCACAGAGCTGATGTCGACGAACATCCGGACGGTCACCCCCGAGACGACCATCACGGAGGCGGCGGAGACGCTGGTCGAGGAGGGAATCGGGTCGCTGGTCGTCGTGGACGACGCGAGCCAGCCCGTGGGGATGTTCACGACGACCGACCTCGCGCGGGCCGTCTCGGCCGGGAACCCGGCGACGGAGACGACCGTCGAGGAGTATATGACCGAGGACTTCTACACGCTGGACGCGCGCAACGGCGCTCGCGACGCCGCCGCGAAGATGATCGGCAGGGGGGTCCACCACCTCCCGGTCGTCGACGACGAGGGGGCCGTCGTCGGGATGGTCTCGACGATGGACATCACCGCCTACCTCTCGTACCGGACGGCCACCGACATGACCTGA
- a CDS encoding class I SAM-dependent methyltransferase yields MSVPCVCVPREAGEATRRELAAAGVLDNDHEITVAEGSIYIPVTDPTAAAEHVDADVVRRDAPAREAQVTPADLLGFEPSYERLGDIVIIDEDDDERAREIAAALVESALPVETVVNRASKVKGELRVRDWDVLVGAETETVHREYGHAFALDIARVYFSPRLATERHRVVSQVQAGERVFDMFAGVGPFVVPMAASSAEVVGVDLNPDAVAYLRENARRNGVEERVTAIEGDVRDVAADYEGWATRVVMNLPHSADDFLETAVALAGDECVVHYYDIQHEDDPFGPGLDAIRAAAEPAYDVTVETEHVVRSYAPHEVNVCLDVRLVRRDR; encoded by the coding sequence ATGAGCGTCCCCTGCGTGTGCGTCCCCCGCGAGGCTGGCGAGGCGACCCGCCGCGAACTCGCCGCCGCGGGCGTACTGGACAACGACCACGAGATTACCGTCGCGGAGGGGTCGATATACATCCCCGTGACGGACCCGACGGCCGCCGCCGAGCACGTCGACGCCGACGTCGTCCGCCGAGACGCCCCCGCGCGAGAGGCGCAGGTGACGCCTGCCGACCTCCTCGGCTTCGAACCGAGTTACGAGCGGCTGGGTGACATCGTCATCATCGACGAGGACGACGACGAACGGGCGCGGGAAATCGCGGCCGCGCTCGTCGAGTCCGCCCTCCCCGTCGAGACCGTGGTGAACCGCGCCTCGAAGGTCAAGGGTGAACTCCGCGTGCGCGACTGGGACGTCCTCGTCGGGGCGGAAACCGAGACCGTCCACCGCGAGTACGGCCACGCCTTCGCCCTCGACATCGCCCGGGTGTACTTCTCCCCTCGCCTCGCCACCGAGCGCCACCGCGTGGTCTCGCAGGTGCAGGCGGGCGAACGCGTCTTCGACATGTTCGCCGGTGTCGGCCCGTTCGTGGTGCCGATGGCCGCGAGCAGTGCCGAGGTAGTCGGCGTCGACCTCAACCCCGACGCGGTGGCGTACCTCCGCGAGAACGCCCGGCGCAACGGCGTCGAAGAACGGGTGACGGCCATCGAGGGCGACGTCCGGGACGTCGCCGCCGACTACGAGGGCTGGGCGACGCGCGTCGTCATGAACCTCCCACACTCCGCCGACGACTTCCTCGAGACGGCCGTCGCGCTGGCCGGCGACGAGTGTGTCGTCCATTACTACGACATCCAGCACGAGGACGACCCGTTCGGCCCGGGACTCGACGCGATTCGGGCCGCTGCCGAACCCGCGTACGACGTCACGGTCGAGACCGAACACGTCGTGCGGTCGTACGCCCCCCACGAGGTGAACGTCTGTCTCGACGTGCGGTTGGTTCGCCGGGACCGGTGA
- a CDS encoding HTH domain-containing protein: MTRPTVELWIRTLPTGEGEEHDELRRRLAALDRRGVVESVRVRTWPHEVVVDEPATARDSAIADRVREFRRWAARAGVALPAFDDRVTTGVGRMGPECTALRLPQTALAVRRGGRLQWVAPCVEDGVEHTPWEWVDAAADGAAPGCEAGPVLIA, from the coding sequence ATGACTCGTCCCACGGTCGAACTGTGGATTCGCACGCTCCCCACCGGGGAGGGAGAAGAACACGACGAGCTCCGGCGACGGCTCGCCGCGCTCGACCGCCGCGGCGTGGTCGAGTCGGTTCGGGTCCGCACGTGGCCACACGAGGTTGTCGTCGACGAGCCCGCGACGGCGCGAGACAGCGCCATCGCCGACCGGGTCCGCGAGTTCAGACGGTGGGCGGCGCGGGCGGGCGTGGCGCTGCCGGCGTTCGACGACCGAGTGACGACGGGTGTCGGGCGGATGGGACCGGAGTGTACGGCGCTGCGGCTTCCACAGACCGCACTGGCGGTCCGGCGCGGCGGGCGACTCCAGTGGGTCGCACCCTGTGTCGAAGACGGCGTCGAACACACGCCGTGGGAGTGGGTCGACGCCGCCGCGGACGGGGCGGCACCCGGCTGTGAGGCGGGCCCGGTACTCATCGCCTGA
- a CDS encoding TVP38/TMEM64 family protein, producing the protein MRRPSVFVSARDRRRAIAFLAGYVLLAAFVTFGLPELVPAVTDPVAVRTFIDGAGVFAPAVFLAVQALQVLIAPVPGQVLGFVAGYLFGAVWGTVLSVAGATVGGYVAFVLARRYGRPVVERLVEAEAVGLFDSFSSRHGDVALFAVFLIPGLPDDAICFLAGVSDIDARSFLLASIVGRLPGYFLVALAGARLAEARTAETTVLLVVLAVVSTAGYLLRGWVARWLDDTADES; encoded by the coding sequence GTGCGCCGCCCCAGCGTGTTCGTCTCCGCCCGTGACCGCCGCCGCGCCATCGCGTTCCTCGCGGGGTACGTCCTCCTCGCGGCGTTCGTCACGTTCGGCCTCCCGGAACTCGTCCCGGCAGTGACCGACCCCGTCGCCGTCCGGACGTTCATCGACGGGGCCGGCGTGTTCGCCCCCGCCGTCTTCCTCGCCGTGCAGGCACTACAGGTCCTCATCGCGCCCGTTCCCGGGCAGGTGCTCGGCTTCGTCGCCGGCTACCTGTTCGGGGCCGTCTGGGGCACCGTGCTCAGCGTGGCGGGCGCGACGGTTGGCGGCTACGTCGCCTTCGTTCTCGCCCGGCGCTACGGCCGCCCGGTCGTGGAACGACTCGTCGAAGCGGAGGCGGTCGGCCTGTTCGACTCCTTCTCCTCGAGACACGGCGACGTCGCCCTCTTCGCAGTCTTCTTGATTCCAGGCCTGCCCGACGACGCCATCTGCTTCCTCGCGGGCGTGAGCGACATCGACGCTCGCTCGTTCCTGCTCGCCTCCATCGTCGGTCGTCTCCCGGGCTACTTCCTCGTCGCGCTCGCGGGGGCGCGCCTCGCGGAGGCGCGCACCGCCGAGACGACCGTCCTCCTCGTCGTCCTCGCGGTCGTCTCGACCGCCGGGTATCTCCTCCGTGGCTGGGTCGCCCGCTGGCTCGACGATACGGCCGACGAGTCGTGA